Proteins encoded together in one Ipomoea triloba cultivar NCNSP0323 chromosome 4, ASM357664v1 window:
- the LOC116016417 gene encoding inosine triphosphate pyrophosphatase — MAAARAVVLPRPVTFVTGNAKKLEEVRAILGTSIPFQSLKLDLPELQGEPEEISKEKARIAAKEVKGPVLVEDTCLCFNALKGLPGPYIKWFLQKTGHEGLNNLLMAYEDKSAYAMCIFSLAIGPNVDPITFVGKTLGKIVPARGPNDFGWDPIFEPDGYEQTYAEMPKEEKNKISHRSKALALVKSHFSDAGYTFQTDAST; from the exons ATGGCGGCGGCAAGGGCGGTGGTGCTTCCCAGACCGGTGACCTTCGTCACCGGAAACGCAAAGAAGTTAGAGGAGGTCCGAGCCATCCTTGGCACCTCAATTCCTTTCCAGTCCCTCAAACTCGACC TACCAGAGCTACAAGGCGAGCCTGAAGAAATCTCTAAGGAGAAGGCTAGAATCGCTGCTAAAGAG GTCAAGGGCCCTGTGCTAGTGGAGGATACTTGTCTTTGTTTCAATGCGCTTAAGGGGCTCCCAG GGCCTTACAT CAAGTGGTTTTTGCAGAAAACTGGACATGAAG GTCTCAACAATTTGTTAATGGCATATGAGGATAAATCGGCATATGCTATGTGTATCTTCTCTCTTGCTATTGGACCTAATGTGGATCCAATTACATTTGTTGGTAAAACTTTG GGAAAGATTGTTCCAGCAAGGGGACCAAATGATTTTGGATGGGATCCTATCTTTGAGCCGGATGGCTATGAGCAGAC TTATGCTGAGATGCCGAAGGAAGAAAAGAACAAGATTTCTCACCGCTCTAAGGCTCTTGCACTAGTGAAGTCGCACTTTTCTGATGCTGGATATACCTTCCAGACAGACGCATCTACCTAA
- the LOC116016416 gene encoding probable pectate lyase 8 produces the protein MAVSKNWVNLSLTSLLLLLFVVGIVARVQKTEMSESRTAEEEELQRSHNSTMAARLAEVEEALSKHAVDDPEEVVSMVVETIRNSTERRKLGYFSCGTGNPIDDCWRCDPNWQKNRKRLADCGIGFGRNAIGGRDGRFYVVTDAGDDDPVNPKPGTLRHAVIQEEPLWIVFKRDMVIQLKQELIMNSFKTIDARGSNVHIANGACITIQFVTNVIIHGLHIHDCKPTGNAMVRSSPSHYGWRTMADGDAVSIFGSSHIWIDHNSLSHCADGLVDAVMGSTAITISNNHLAHHNEVMLLGHSDSYTRDKQMQVTIAYNHFGEGLIQRMPRCRHGYFHVVNNDYTHWEMYAIGGSASPTINSQGNRYLAPANSFAKEVTKRVETAESEWKGWNWRSEGDLMLNGAYFTPSGAGASASYARASSLGAKSSSMVGTMTANAGPLGCRRGRTC, from the exons ATGGCGGTCTCGAAGAACTGGGTTAACTTGAGTCTGACTTCTTTGCTGCTTCTCTTGTTCGTTGTCGGCATTGTCGCCAGAGTGCAGAAAACCGAAATGTCTGAGTCCAG AACTGCGGAGGAAGAGGAGTTGCAGAGATCGCACAACTCGACAATGGCGGCCAG GTTGGCCGAGGTGGAGGAAGCTTTGAGCAAGCATGCCGTGGATGACCCAGAAGAGGTTGTCTCCATGGTTGTAGA GACCATCAGAAACAGCACCGAGAGGCGAAAACTGGGATATTTTTCATGTGGGACTGGTAACCCAATTGATGATTGCTGGCGTTGTGATCCCAATTGGCAAAAGAACCGCAAGAGACTTGCTGATTGTGGCATAGGATTTGGGCGCAATGCCATTGGCGGCCGTGATGGTCGATTCTACGTTGTCACTGATGCTGGTGATGATGACCCTGTGAACCCCAAGCCTGGCACTCTTCGCCACGCTGTTATCCAGGAGGAGCCCTTGTGGATTGTGTTCAAGCGTGACATGGTTATACAGTTGAAGCAAGAGCTCATCATGAACAGCTTCAAGACCATTGATGCCCGTGGATCCAACGTCCACATTGCTAATGGGGCGTGCATCACAATCCAATTCGTTACCAATGTCATCATACATGGGCTGCACATTCATGACTGCAAACCCACTGGAAATGCCATGGTCAGGAGCTCACCCTCTCATTATGGTTGGAGGACTATGGCTGATGGTGACGCCGTCTCTATCTTTGGCTCAAGCCATATCTGGATTGATCACAATTCACTAAGTCACTGTGCTGATGGCCTTGTTGATGCTGTCATGGGCTCAACTGCCATCACTATCTCTAACAATCACCTTGCCCACCACAATGAG GTGATGCTATTGGGTCACAGTGACTCCTATACAAGAGACAAGCAAATGCAAGTGACCATCGCTTATAACCACTTTGGGGAAGGTCTCATTCAGAGAATGCCAAG GTGCAGGCACGGATACTTCCATGTGGTGAACAATGACTACACTCACTGGGAGATGTATGCCATCGGTGGAAGTGCTAGCCCCACCATAAACAGCCAAGGCAACAGATACCTAGCTCCAGCCAACAGTTTTGCCAAGGAG GTGACAAAAAGGGTTGAAACAGCAGAGAGCGAATGGAAGGGCTGGAATTGGAGATCCGAGGGTGACTTGATGCTGAATGGAGCCTATTTCACTCCATCTGGAGCCGGGGCTTCAGCCAGCTATGCAAGAGCTTCAAGCTTAGGTGCCAAGTCCTCTTCTATGGTAGGCACCATGACTGCAAATGCTGGCCCTCTAGGTTGTCGCCGTGGTCGCACCTGCTAG